One Pseudomonadales bacterium genomic region harbors:
- a CDS encoding MerR family transcriptional regulator has protein sequence MRVNQLADALDISADTVRYYTRVGLLAPKKNLNNGYKEYSTSDAQRLSFILAARQLGFSVKDVMVVIDEAKAGHTACPVVRELIKQRLTETEKKFTEMKALRARMQAAVKDWESKPDQAPTGQMICHLIESFPTKNKGGRQ, from the coding sequence ATGAGAGTCAATCAATTAGCCGATGCATTGGATATCAGCGCCGACACAGTGCGCTATTACACTCGTGTGGGTTTGTTAGCGCCAAAAAAGAACCTTAATAATGGGTACAAAGAATATTCGACATCAGATGCTCAAAGGTTAAGTTTTATTTTGGCTGCACGGCAGCTGGGGTTTTCGGTGAAAGACGTCATGGTGGTTATCGACGAAGCTAAAGCAGGCCATACGGCATGCCCCGTGGTGCGAGAACTTATTAAGCAACGACTGACTGAAACAGAGAAAAAATTTACCGAAATGAAGGCGCTCAGAGCACGCATGCAAGCGGCCGTAAAAGACTGGGAATCTAAACCGGATCAAGCGCCAACCGGGCAAATGATTTGTCATTTGATTGAAAGCTTTCCTACGAAAAATAAAGGAGGCAGGCAATGA